A genomic window from Limisphaerales bacterium includes:
- a CDS encoding 4Fe-4S binding protein yields MAYVVTGACVDCVYTSCVDECPVAAFHEAPDKLLINPETCIDCDACVAACPVEAIHAEDDVPEDQQEWIAINLTAEEFPVIEAAKDALKGPKCVNPNAA; encoded by the coding sequence ATGGCTTACGTTGTTACCGGTGCCTGTGTCGATTGCGTTTACACGAGCTGCGTGGATGAATGTCCCGTGGCCGCCTTTCACGAAGCGCCCGACAAACTATTGATCAATCCCGAAACCTGCATCGACTGCGATGCGTGCGTCGCCGCGTGCCCCGTCGAAGCCATCCACGCCGAAGACGATGTGCCCGAAGATCAACAGGAATGGATCGCCATCAATCTGACCGCCGAAGAATTCCCAGTCATCGAAGCCGCCAAAGATGCCCTCAAAGGGCCCAAGTGCGTGAATCCAAACGCGGCTTAA